The following DNA comes from Erigeron canadensis isolate Cc75 chromosome 3, C_canadensis_v1, whole genome shotgun sequence.
AGATATATAAGATAATAATCAAAGTTTTTACTTATATATCGATCTAAGTTTCAATTTATGTATTAAAAGAGAATTGTTAGATATAAAAGTGAAAATGCATTTCTACTATTAATTGTTTCATATTCTAAACTTATGTGGTTTATGATTGTTAAACAGATTGTACATATGTTAGAAGGTGATGTTTCCTTAGATAATTTAAATGAGGTAGGAAAAACCATGCGTAAAGAAAATGTAGAGCAGGATTCCCATTCATTTAACGAAGACAATAGCTGACAATTGGTGAAAAGTATGTCAAAGTGATGAATTCTTAAGTAACGAGCACAACATGACAAACAAATCTGAGGAGACACAATCATGGACCTACAACGATCAAATGACAACATGGATAAATGATAGAATATGAACAAACAAAAGACGTGCTTACAAAAAAATTGAGCAACTATATCGTATATATTGAAGTGTAGTGTGTTTGTATAGTAAAATTTGTCAGAAGGTAGTAAAGATTTTTCATAGATTACATCATTAAATAGAAATGAAAGAATTTAGATGAATACTTTTTGTATAGTTCTTAAGTTAGTTTGAATTATGTTTATCACAATCTTATTATATAGAGTTTAAATGAAATTGGTTCAAGTACAATGAACATAATTCCAACCAATCTAGATATATAAACCCTAAAACATAGGTATACAACCGTGGTAAGATAACAAATCCGATGACAAAAACAACCTAATACAAGATTGCTTAACATGGAAAAAGTCTATACACATCTATACAACTATGTAATAATTCCATAACCCTTATTAAAAGGTTATAAAATGGGATTTGAAAAATACTCATTTTACTTCTACTTATCTATTTACGTTataaatatcttattttataaattatacacACTATCCTCTTTACATCGGCTATCATTACATACATTATTACTACTACTCGACCATCACCACCACTAATCCCGACCACCATTACACCGCTGCCACCATAATGCATGCCACtaatacaaatacatatacaaaacGAACTCATATGCTAGAATGCACAAACAATGATTTCTTTACACAAATACTATGCATCCTCATTAGGCATGTGGTCGGTTTAAAAATTCACTGGACAAACCTGACCAGGTAAAATCTGAAACCCAAATTGCATGAAAAACATGGATTGTGGATTACGCCAACACAAGCTTGTTTAGACTTTGATCTTTATTCGGTCTGGATTAATCAACTCCTATGCCAaagtttgttttctttttgcccaaaCATGATAAAACTGTCTATATGTCAACCCTCATCTATACCATGAcgatattaagaaaaaaaactaagagTACATCCGTTTTCACCCTAATAAACGCTTATAGTTCTGAGCCTGGATCGTGTATTAGGCCAATATAGATCCATAGTGCCGGCTTAACTTTTTTGGTGACCTTAAGAGGAAAAAATTTTAAGGGCCTTAATTTAAAGTCTCTAACAATAGTTAACACTGATTGCAcaatagaaaaattaaaaataatataagtgaAGGAGTTTAAATAATGTCCACTTTTTTTATATGCTAAAAAAGTTTaaagtaatttttataaaagcaAATTTATAAGTCCTAACCCAAAACGTAACCAAAAACTTAAAACTGAATATACTTATAcctaaaaacttaaaaaacgtGAGGCCCTTAACATGTGGGGGCCTTAAACGACTGCCTAACCCAAGTCTATTGTTAAGCCGCCTATGTAGATCCATTTTTTCCATCAAAAGTATCATTTGAGGCAAGCTAAGATCGTCTATATATTTTACAACtctataaaaattatcacactctCTATCCTCAACACTTTCTCTCATAAAAATGCCCCCATGCGAAATAGTCAttctacccttaatgaattaattaattctctcttttttattccttaatttaaacatctccacttaaaatacttataatacccttaataaaataatttacaacaaaaACTCATCAACTCCTAAAACAACCACACtaccttttttatattaattatttttacaataataactaTACCGTCACCACCCGTCACGTCACCGCCACTACTAACCACCCTCATCGGTCGTGTTACGCGGGTAAAATGCTGTATTAACGTATTTACACAATAACATATGGTAgatccattatatatataacaatcccaATTTAAACTACTACAGTAGCGGCTCGGTCGGCTTGTGGTTGGCTTAGTCTGCTACAGTGCCGGCTTAAATTACATATTCTAATACAAATCATTCCAGCTATAGTGTCGGCTCAATTGACAGAGTAATCGACTCAGTTATAATAACTGCTTTGCTTGGCTAGAAAATACAATATCTGATGCACAAAGTACAAGATCTGACTCATTAACATATATATCCAACATACATAAACAATTCTTCAGTAATCACCACCTAACACCCACCGTACTTAATAATATCTGCTTAACACGGTGGATCTAATGAAACACGTTTATAACATCATTATCGTGATTCGTGAGCATCCGTGTATGTCCTTCACTGGCTAAAGTAACTCCAGAAGAAACTGACATACAACTCCGACCGGCGCCGCCACCAAAGTACGACCACTGGTTCCAAACTCCGACGGCCACCGTTTCTAGACTACatgtttagaaaataaaaaaagacatggCACTGACGGGTAGGAAAGGTTGTTGTGTTTGGGGTGGGGGTAGTGCGCGGTGGCCGGTGATGCCATGTGGTCTCCCGGTTGCATCATCTTTTTTTAATCGTCATTTTGTTGCAAAAATCTTCAAGAGATGGATATATATCGACCAATGTCTAAGTGAAGATAGAGCCCCGAATCAATAGATCAATGATACAGTATGCCTTAAAGCACAAAGAAACTGTTGTAGTCAGATGGTGGTGGAAATAGATCAACATTTACAATCAGTTGTAAAACTCGAAACTTTCCGGTCAAATATTCAGGCGGCGTTGGAATTGAGATGGGTAGACGTCGGCAGCGACGGTAAAGAGACTGCGGGATGGATGTGGTGATGGAAATAGTGATTGCTTTAAAGTGATGTTCTTTATAGatggtgataaaaaaaattatcttgaTTGCAATGGTGGTGTTGATTTCATGATTTGATCTGTAACAGAGGAAAAAGCGGTGCaataatatatctatacaaAAATGAGAATGGTTTATTACAAAAGAAGGTAACATTGATAATACCAAGGAGGAGCACGTTGTTTCAACCAGCATGAGTGGTTTTGACCTTTCCAAaacaaaaccaatggttttgtataatttatttatacattatttatgTATGGTATACAGCAAATTACCAACTTATAATTATGTGTTTATTTATACgcaaaataaacatattttatatcgattataaataaaatataaatgttgtTAATCGATTATAAAACATGAGTCATATGTTTGCGTAATTTGGTGGTGATGTTAGTAGTTGCTCAGGGTGGTAGTGACGGAAGTGGCTGCGACGGTTGCATGTGTCGACAGGTGCTGAGGACATTAATGgtgataaatataaaagtaattaatgttaaGGGACGCAGTCCGCAGCGAAGCGCCGAGcctttttctagttttcaccTAAGCAACCTTCATAACCCATGGAAGATCCATTTTCACCCAAACAAGTAACAACCTTCCTATATCcgggttttcttttatttcatctAATTAATTTTACTTCATAGCTCTTCTAACAAAACAAGCCCGCAAACATCTTCTACgcacacacactctctctctctctgatCAGATCAAACCAGATCAGATCAGATCTGCTACTGCTACTTATTTCCATCCTATatctgaatctgaatctgaatcaTGTCACAATACGTTAAAAAAGACGATGATCGCGACGAAGACGGTACGCATCTCTCAATTTCcacatcttatttttttttttttaattacttcaATTAATTGTTCAATTACTATTGTTAGTGTATATTATtcattcaatttcatcaaaacgACGCCGTTTCATGTTAATTATGCCCTTGTTATGTAAATTTTTCTTATTAGCTTACATCACTCAATTTCAGTTAATATTATTAGATAAgtccaaaaaaatatatatagaaattgtatgtatatacattaatcTATTCGTTCCGGAGTACGAACGTATTGTCATTACTGCGTAGGGACTGGTTTTCGGTTATCGATGTTTTGTTATATAGATATGTGTTAATGCGCGTGCATCGCGATGTcgattttatatgtataatttttgtCTTTTGTTGTTAAATGTGTGCAGCAGAGTACTCGCCCTTTCTCGGAATCGAGAAAGGAGCTGTACTTCAAGAAGCTCGGGTGTTTAACGTTCCTCAGTTGGATTCAAGGAGGTGTTCCCAGGTGTGCCTTTTAGTTTCCGTTTTGATTcgttatttaatttaaaatttttccGTTTTGATTCTTATCGCTcggttttttttaacttgttagGTTATTACAAAGCTGCTTTATCTTCTAAATCAAGGAGAAACTTTTACCAAGGTAACTTTTCATTCTGAAAGCTGTAAAAACTTAAAACCGAGCATGCGGGTTTATCGTTTGTATCTTGagattttattagttattatgtTACGCCACACACTTGCTCTCATAGATGTAGAGGTTTTGTTCtagtaaaatattaaaatgagtATCCGAACAAAGTGTGCTCAAACACGCATAAAAACTGTTTTTGGCTGTTAGCAAAAGCATTATGACTAGATGGTAAGTTCATTTGTACGTTTGTCAACCATTCTGGGAGTGGCTGAAAATGTGCACTTATTAGCTGTAATATGGAATTAGTTCCTATTATGCAATTAACCCAGGTTACTTTGCCTTACCCTTCTTCTTTTGTCATATGTGGTATGTCTAGTTAACGGCGAGAACATGTGTGTAGGTTGATCTTGATTTGATACTTGAACTCTCTATTGTTGTTCCTCATTTGTAGGTCGAAGCCACAGAAGTTTTCTTTTCCGTGACAAAACTATTTCAGTCTAAAGATATTGGTTTAAGGAGAATGGTTTATTTGATTATAAAGGAGCTTTCTCCCTCATCGGACGAGGTTATATAGAATAATTCTTTATGCTCTTTAAAATATCTATGTTGTTGTTTGATTgacatattaatttattatgtatgtttttccTTTTGCAATAGGTTATTATTGTCACAAGCTCTCTCATGAAAGACATGAATAGCAAGACAGACGTCTATAGAGCAAATGCAATACGTGTTCTCTGCCGCATAACAGATGGAACACTCCTTACTCAAATAGAGAGGTACTTGAAACAAGCTATTGTCGACAAAAATCCTGTAGTTGCCAGTGCAGCTCTTGTTAGTGGTATCCACTTGCTCCAGGTATTACCATGTGTTTCAGAAGTTGCAGTCTGTTTTTAGTGTTTACTTGTCTTTGATGATATCTTCAACACAAtttaataattatcttttatatattaatctTAGACAAATCCGGAGATCGTGAGAAGATGGAGCAATGAAGTACAAGAAGCTGTTCAGTCAAGAGCTGCACTCGTGCAGTTTCATGCACTTGCGCTGCTCCACCAGGTATGATAAAGTGATAAGCATTGGTTTCATGCTCCCCATACTTTCATCATGTCATCTATTTACTGTCTATACGAACAAAGTACCAATCACTTGTTGAGCAGTTTTCTTCTAGGATATACGATTAGACTAGACAACCGGTGTGCGGTTGCGGTTTACTTTTGTAGGATTTAAAAAGACTAGGGTTGTAATTTACCATGTCATGTCAGTATTCCTTAAGCTTGTAGCTGTCGGCCTCTTTTAATGACTCAAACAGTGTGATGGTACTATTTCCAGATATTTGTTTACAGAAATGTCATGTACatctcataatcataatcacAGTTTACATCTGTGTAGTCCATTAGTACAACTAAGTTTTAAAGATCGATCCCCGGTGTAGAATTTGATTCTTATGCACTGTAAACAGTTGGTTCCAACTTGATATGTATGACAGAACCTTCAATCTTCAACATTGATTCTATTGACGTAACAAATTTAACGTATTTGCAGATACGTCAAAATGATAGATTGGCTGTCAGCAAATTAGTTACCAGCTTGACAAGGGGCACAGTTCGTTCACCTTTGGCTCAATGCCTGTTGATTCGTTACACCAGTCAGGTATGATTTATCTTAATAAGGTCAGGTACTTCTCTTTATCGTGGAAATGGAGTTAAGTTCTAAATTATCAATACTTGCACAAAACTATTGCCCTTAGGTTATTAGAGAGTCCAGCGCGAACAGTGGGGAGCGCCCATTTTATGACTTTTTGGAGGGTTGCCTTCGCCACAAAGCAGAAATGGTTATATTGGAAGCAGCTAGAGCCATAACAGAGTTGAATGATGTTTCTGGCCGAGAACTGACTCCTGCGATTACCGTTCTACAACTCTTTCTAAGTTCATCTAAGCCAGTACTTCGGTTTGCTGCTGTCCGCACATTAAACAAGGTCATTATTCTTAACTTTTTTAAGAATTGTATGTTGCTGTGTTAATTTTGCATGGCATTATTTTTTGGTCACCTGCTTAACTTCTCTTTTGTGAAGAAGTTTAAGCTATGTGTATTATTGGTCTTTTTGTCTCTATTGATTCCAGTAATTGTTACTCTTACCAGTTTAAGCAAGTAGCAAAATCCATAGTATTGATCAAAGATGTTAGATATAAGAACACCACACAGTTCTGTTGTTAAGGCCCTATTGCTATAATGCTATTAGAATTAGTAGATAGTTTATTTTTAGGGAACTATAGTTTTTCTTTCTCTGCAGTATATGACCattaaattttagtttatagAAACATTATAGTTGTCTATGATCAAGGAACCCATCATCATAGGAAGAGATAATACTTATGGTTTGCGGTTGCTGTTCTTTTATTGCTTGTACTTCAGGAGTTCTTATGGTTACTAATTTCACCTTCAACACAAATATTGTTGGAACATGTAGGTGTCCCCTATTAAGTTAGATTAAGAATGAGAACCAAAGATTAATTTACATAGGATTCCTTGCTATTAAATAATGTACTCTTGATGTGAGAAGTAGGATCAGGTTTATCGATCAGGTGCAATACATATTGGGTGGATTTGGAAATTTGGAAAATAGAAACTAAAAGCATACCAAGGGCTATGTTTGTGGGATTCAAATCGGTAGCAAAATAATCTACTTAAGTAGTTGCTCTATGATTATTGTGACAGTGTGACACAAACGTCAGTGtacttaaaaaaactaaaacttgaACAAAAGAGAATGCGAGCATAAACAACTTTAGTCATCACTCATCATGTTGAAATATGAATAACTTTACGCACATCTTCTTATAATATGAACGACTTCAGGCATCATGCTCATCATCAATGCTGTGAAGGCTctgattttttgattttggttccatataaataaatagGCCATCGAAATAGAACATACGAATGTGTTACAATTTCTAATGTGTTCTACATCAGTTACTGAATGTTCAATCTCTTGTGAATAACTACTTTTGTGAGGGTCCAAAACAGAATCATTAGTATTTCTGATTTTCTGTTCATCATTTTTATACTCAAGAAACTTTAATGTCATTGAGTTGAATGTTTCAAGTTTACAAGCTTTTGTTGTAATAGATTGTATCCTTTTATAAGATCACTGGCGGTTAGATGTGCATATGAGCGGATAGTTAAAACATATAGATAAGCTATGGACAGGATATGCTGTTTTTCGATCCCAATCACAATTTAGCGAATATTATCTGCTGAGAAACATTGAGTAGGGAAAACCGATTTTTTTTGCATTTCTTTCCAACAGGATATGTCATGACCAGTTCACAAATCAGCAAAGTTGCGTACAGGAAGAAACAGAATATATGAATAAGTGTTTTTCTTCCAACACATAGACTTATGGCATCACTTCGATAGTTCGATTGTGCTAAGCATTAAACTGTCACTTCTACTATTGTAATTTTAGTTTCTTTTCTAGTTTTCTTATGTTTCTGTGTGCTAACTGTGTAATTGTCTAATTGGTCAACTGTAATGgtgtatgttattattataaaatccTTTAAGTGTATGCGCGTGTAGGTAAGTTGAAGTTCATGTGTTGGAGATGTTTTATCTGTTGAATTATTTCCTATGTTAGGTGCACAACTTTTTTAACTAATAAGAtttcttaataaatatattgtaattctttttatgtttatattatgcAGGTGGCAATGACCCATCCAATGGCTGTAACTAACTGTAATATTGATATGGAGAGCTTGATTTCAGATCAAAATAGAAGCATTGCTACCCTTGCCATTACTACACTGCTGAAAACAGGCAATGAATCAGGGGTTGATCGTTTAATGAAGCAAATTACCAACTTCATGTCTGACATAGCAGATGAGTTCAAAATTGTTGTGGTAGATGCTATCAGATCCTTATGTTTGAAGTTCCCACTCAAGTACAGAACATTGTAAGTGTGTTTATTCGTTATTTTCATTGAGGATGAAATTTAGCAAGACTGTCTCTCAAgtaactttattttctttttttaatcaagGATGAACTTCTTAAGCAATATTCTAAGGGAAGAAGGTGGATTTGAGTACAAAAAAGCAATTGTTGATTCAATTGTGATTCTCATACGCGATATTCCGGACGCAAAAGAGAGCGGGCTTCTTCACTTGTGTGAATTTATTGAGGATTGTGAATTTACATATCTTTCAACACAGGTGAGCTTGTTATAAATTATGATATGTGACAAAATAAGCAGGCTGGGTAACTGGCCAAAACAGATTGGGTCAGACACGGAACTTTTTTGTACAAATTTCcgacatttttcaatttttttgtgCTACATATGGTTACAAACATTAATaaccaataataatataatctaaGAGGTTTGATACAACAAAATTGCTTTGTGGGCATCTTcgtatttaatgtttttttagttGACCTGTTGGCGATAAAATAAACACGAATCAACTATTCATAACTGGGTtgcatagttgtcaaaagcgaaggcgacctcaaagcgcaaagaccccaaatagggcgaaggcgagaggcgcaaaaaaagcgCATGCCTGGAAAAAAAAGCGCACTAAgtaagtaaatataaaatatctatatatagtgaaaaataatagtaaaaaaaatcagATGTCAGTTATAAAccaaatatcattcaaaaaatataaacttttcaaccaaaaacttcaaattattataaacatatacaaaaaata
Coding sequences within:
- the LOC122590922 gene encoding coatomer subunit gamma isoform X1 — encoded protein: MSQYVKKDDDRDEDAEYSPFLGIEKGAVLQEARVFNVPQLDSRRCSQVITKLLYLLNQGETFTKVEATEVFFSVTKLFQSKDIGLRRMVYLIIKELSPSSDEVIIVTSSLMKDMNSKTDVYRANAIRVLCRITDGTLLTQIERYLKQAIVDKNPVVASAALVSGIHLLQTNPEIVRRWSNEVQEAVQSRAALVQFHALALLHQIRQNDRLAVSKLVTSLTRGTVRSPLAQCLLIRYTSQVIRESSANSGERPFYDFLEGCLRHKAEMVILEAARAITELNDVSGRELTPAITVLQLFLSSSKPVLRFAAVRTLNKVAMTHPMAVTNCNIDMESLISDQNRSIATLAITTLLKTGNESGVDRLMKQITNFMSDIADEFKIVVVDAIRSLCLKFPLKYRTLMNFLSNILREEGGFEYKKAIVDSIVILIRDIPDAKESGLLHLCEFIEDCEFTYLSTQILHFLGVEGPKTSDPSKYIRYIYNRVILENATVRASAVSTLAKFGAMVDSLKPRIFVLLRRCLYDNDDEVRDRATLYLNTLGGDGSVVETDKAVKDFLFGSLDIPLVNLETSLKNYEPTEEPFNINNVPREVKSQPLAEKKTAGKKPTALSAPPAAPTSTVDAYERLLSSIPEFSTFGQLFKSSVPVELTEAETEYAVNVVKHIFDKHVVFQYNCTNTIPEQLLENVVVVVDASEAEEFAEVATKPLNALPYDTPGQTFVAFEKPEGVPAIGRFSNVLKFLVKEVDPSTGEAEEDGVEDEYQLEDSEIVAADYMLKVGVSNFKNAWESLGPEFERVDEYGLGPRESLNEAVNAVINLLGMQPCEGTEVVAANSRSHTCLLSGVYIGNTKVLVRLSFGVDSSKEVAMKLAVRSEDESVSDAIHEIVAN
- the LOC122590922 gene encoding coatomer subunit gamma isoform X2, with amino-acid sequence MSQYVKKDDDRDEDEYSPFLGIEKGAVLQEARVFNVPQLDSRRCSQVITKLLYLLNQGETFTKVEATEVFFSVTKLFQSKDIGLRRMVYLIIKELSPSSDEVIIVTSSLMKDMNSKTDVYRANAIRVLCRITDGTLLTQIERYLKQAIVDKNPVVASAALVSGIHLLQTNPEIVRRWSNEVQEAVQSRAALVQFHALALLHQIRQNDRLAVSKLVTSLTRGTVRSPLAQCLLIRYTSQVIRESSANSGERPFYDFLEGCLRHKAEMVILEAARAITELNDVSGRELTPAITVLQLFLSSSKPVLRFAAVRTLNKVAMTHPMAVTNCNIDMESLISDQNRSIATLAITTLLKTGNESGVDRLMKQITNFMSDIADEFKIVVVDAIRSLCLKFPLKYRTLMNFLSNILREEGGFEYKKAIVDSIVILIRDIPDAKESGLLHLCEFIEDCEFTYLSTQILHFLGVEGPKTSDPSKYIRYIYNRVILENATVRASAVSTLAKFGAMVDSLKPRIFVLLRRCLYDNDDEVRDRATLYLNTLGGDGSVVETDKAVKDFLFGSLDIPLVNLETSLKNYEPTEEPFNINNVPREVKSQPLAEKKTAGKKPTALSAPPAAPTSTVDAYERLLSSIPEFSTFGQLFKSSVPVELTEAETEYAVNVVKHIFDKHVVFQYNCTNTIPEQLLENVVVVVDASEAEEFAEVATKPLNALPYDTPGQTFVAFEKPEGVPAIGRFSNVLKFLVKEVDPSTGEAEEDGVEDEYQLEDSEIVAADYMLKVGVSNFKNAWESLGPEFERVDEYGLGPRESLNEAVNAVINLLGMQPCEGTEVVAANSRSHTCLLSGVYIGNTKVLVRLSFGVDSSKEVAMKLAVRSEDESVSDAIHEIVAN